From Ipomoea triloba cultivar NCNSP0323 chromosome 5, ASM357664v1, the proteins below share one genomic window:
- the LOC116020694 gene encoding nucleolin-like: MESGDSVGVAAMVIKQTLVTCAVEALASALVTTQLLSLMQDYINLFMDKPKIRGDYSSSCPCEPTDADGDDENDDDDDEDGDDDDDDDAYDDERNGANNPNNKGTSKNGPGGGTGGAQENDDDEDDEGEENPDDQDEEEDPEDDDDDDDDEEGGGEEEDPEEDEDDEEEEEEDEEEEEVQPPKKRKK; the protein is encoded by the exons atggagagtggaGATTCAGTCGGTGTCGCCGCCATGGTAATTAAGCAGACTTTGGTAACGTGCGCCGTGGAAGCTTTAGCATCCGCTCTTGTCACCACCCAGCTCCTCTCGCTTATGCAG GATTACATAAATCTATTCATGGACAAACCTAAAATTAGGGGAGACTATTCCTCATCTTGCCCCTGCGAGCCTACGGATGCTGATGGAgatgatgagaatgatgatgatgacgatgagGATGGAGATgacgacgatgatgatgatgcataTGACGATGAAAGAAATGGTGCTAATAACCCTAACAACAAAGGCACCTCTAAGAATGGCCCGGGAGGGGGTACGGGTGGTGCACAAGAGAATGacgatgatgaagatgatgaaggtgaaGAAAATCCAGACGACCAAGATGAGGAGGAAGATCCCGAGGATGATGACGACGACGACGATGACGAGGAAGGCGGAGGCGAGGAAGAAGACCCCGAGGAAGACGAGGACGacgaagaggaagaagaggaggacgaggaggaagaagaagtcCAACCAccgaagaagagaaagaagtgA